GAGTCGGCGGCGGGGCCGGACGGTGTGGTGCGGGCGGCGAGGGGCTGGACCGATCTGGTGGTCACTCCGGGGCGCGGGGTCCGGGCGGTGGACGGGCTGCTGACGGGACTGCACGAGCCCGAGGCCTCCCATCTGCTCATGCTGGCGGCCATTACCGGCGAGGAGGCGCTGGCCTGCGGGTATACCCAGGCGCTTGAGCACGGCTACCTGTGGCATGAGTTCGGGGACGTGCACCTCATCCTGCGGGACGACCCCATGACCGTCCGGATTGCTTGAGCAACTCTCTGCAAGGTGGAGCGGGGCCCGATGTGAGCCCGCGCATAGGGCGCAGGTCACTTACGAAGCGCACTAGTAGCCACGTAAAGGACATGTGAACTGGCGTTCTTGGGGGACTTGTCCGGACTTATGGGGTCCTGCTCCACTAACCAGGATCGTACGTCACATCTTTGCCACCGCATTTTGCTGCCGCTAAGAATTGCGTTCGTCGCCGCCGAGAAGGCGCTGAGCCGCCCGGCCTTTCGCGACTCCCGCTATTCGAAGAGGTACGTCTCGCATGTTCGCGTCCCGCACTTCCGGTTCCGCCCGTATGTCCAAGACTCACAAGATCTCGATCGCCGGTGTGGCCGCCGTTGGCGTCTCGGCCCTCGCGTTCTCGCTCGTCCCGGGCAGCGCTTCGGCCGAAACCGAGACGCGGGCCGTGTCCACTGCCAACGGCGCCTGGTCCACCGGTGTCGACACGGCGAAAGCCACCGCCCTGCAGGCGAGCATCACCAACCAGTCGGCTTTCCTCGACGCCCAGGCCCAGGCCCAGACCCAGGCCGCCGCGCAGGCGAAGACGAAGGCCACCGCCGCCGCACTGAAGGCCAAGGCCGAGGCCCAGGCCGCCGCCAAGGCGAAGGCCGCCGCGAAGAAGCGCGCCGCCGCCGAGGCCGCCGCCAACCGCGCCGCCGTCCGCAAGGCCGTCTACCCGAACAACCTGGACGGCTGGATCCGCGAGGCCCTGGACATCATGAAGAAGCACAACATCCCGGGCAGCTACGAGGGCATCCACCGCAACATCATGCGTGAGTCCTCCGGCAACCCCCGGGCCATCAACAACTGGGACATCAACGCCCAGAACGGCATCCCGTCCAAGGGCCTGCTCCAGATCATCAAGCCCACCTTCGACGCTTACCACGTCCCCGGCACCGCCAAGGACCAGTACGACCCGGTCGCCAACATCGTCGCGTCCTGCAACTACGCGGCCGACCGCTACGGCTCGATGGACAACGTGAACAGCGCCTACTGACGGACGCACGAAAGCCGCAAGGCCCGTAACATACACGCCTGGAGGGCGGCACCCCATGGTCGGGGTGCCGCCCTCCAGGCGTCCGCGTGGGCGGAGGACGGCTGCCTACTTGCGCATGACCTCGGGCTCGTGACGGCGCAGGAAGCGGGCCACGAGGAAGCCGCACAGCGCGCCGAGCGCCAGCAGGGCCGCCATGTCCATAACCCAGGCTCCGACCTCGTGGTCCCAGAGGGGGTCGGTGTTGCCGGGGTCGTCCTGGTTGGGGCTGATCCGGTTGAAGTCCAACGTGGCGCCGGCCGCGGCGACCGCCCAGCGGGACGGCATCAGATACGAGAACTCGTTCACACCGACCGTGCCGTTCAGAATGAACAGACAGCCGGTGAATACGACCTGGACGATCGCGAACATCACCAGCAGCGGCATCGTCTTCTCCGCGGTCTTCACCAGCGCCGAGATGATCAGGCCGAACATCATGGAGGTGAAACCGAGCGCCATG
This DNA window, taken from Streptomyces sp. SCSIO 30461, encodes the following:
- a CDS encoding transglycosylase SLT domain-containing protein translates to MFASRTSGSARMSKTHKISIAGVAAVGVSALAFSLVPGSASAETETRAVSTANGAWSTGVDTAKATALQASITNQSAFLDAQAQAQTQAAAQAKTKATAAALKAKAEAQAAAKAKAAAKKRAAAEAAANRAAVRKAVYPNNLDGWIREALDIMKKHNIPGSYEGIHRNIMRESSGNPRAINNWDINAQNGIPSKGLLQIIKPTFDAYHVPGTAKDQYDPVANIVASCNYAADRYGSMDNVNSAY